A stretch of Endozoicomonas sp. SCSIO W0465 DNA encodes these proteins:
- a CDS encoding M48 family metallopeptidase: MKRLKALGISLCIFLAGCQTVSTTNSGTIGVQREQKMFSLLSESQVNAMSAEAYREALNIARKKEVLNRKPADVKRLRTIADRLVSHVGVFRPDARSWNWEVNLMTDKQLNAYCMPGGKIMFYTGIIDTLKLTDDEIAAIMGHEMAHALREHGREAMSQAYAVQLGQDTLGILLGVSPEIISVGSTVVNYALTLPNSRTNEAEADLIGLELMARAGYNPRAAVSLWKKMSAQSDGSVPEFMSTHPSHNTRINGLKANIAKVDHLYQQAISKTN, translated from the coding sequence ATGAAGCGGTTAAAAGCTCTGGGCATTAGCCTGTGTATTTTTCTGGCAGGGTGTCAGACGGTATCAACAACCAACTCAGGGACTATTGGTGTCCAGCGTGAGCAGAAGATGTTCTCTTTGCTCTCGGAAAGCCAGGTGAATGCCATGTCTGCGGAGGCTTATCGGGAAGCACTGAATATCGCCCGGAAAAAAGAAGTGTTGAACCGGAAACCTGCCGACGTTAAACGCCTGCGTACCATTGCTGACCGTCTGGTGTCCCATGTGGGTGTGTTCAGGCCGGATGCCCGGAGCTGGAACTGGGAAGTTAACCTGATGACGGATAAACAACTCAATGCCTACTGTATGCCCGGGGGCAAGATTATGTTTTATACCGGCATTATTGACACCCTGAAGCTGACTGATGATGAGATCGCCGCCATTATGGGACACGAAATGGCCCATGCGCTCAGGGAGCATGGCCGGGAGGCTATGTCTCAGGCGTATGCCGTGCAATTGGGACAGGATACCCTGGGGATTCTTCTGGGTGTCAGCCCTGAGATCATAAGTGTGGGCAGTACCGTAGTAAATTATGCGCTTACCTTGCCTAATAGCCGTACCAATGAGGCCGAGGCTGACCTTATCGGTCTGGAGCTGATGGCCAGGGCTGGATACAACCCGAGGGCGGCGGTCAGCTTGTGGAAAAAGATGTCGGCGCAAAGTGACGGCAGCGTGCCGGAATTTATGAGCACACACCCGTCCCACAATACCCGTATTAATGGGCTGAAAGCCAATATTGCGAAAGTGGATCACCTTTACCAGCAGGCAATCAGCAAAACCAATTAA
- a CDS encoding DUF84 family protein, whose protein sequence is MNLSATGLNPAFDVVVGSKSKTKVCAVETAFANYKVNLLAINARSGISSQPVDNETFAGASNRIEDARKKHLSTDHNADFLVVAIENGIFNQEINGQAVWLDKAVVIVETSDGKRYVKETSPVLLPAECVAIARQRGFDSTTVGQVMAEIDSTVQHDDPHSSLPPFKSRQEYLEETLIDIVNALEQEKVIEKAE, encoded by the coding sequence ATGAATCTGTCGGCCACTGGCCTTAATCCAGCCTTTGATGTTGTTGTTGGCTCTAAGTCAAAAACAAAAGTTTGCGCAGTAGAAACAGCGTTTGCAAACTACAAGGTTAATCTGCTTGCGATCAACGCCCGGTCCGGAATCAGTAGCCAGCCAGTTGATAATGAGACATTTGCCGGAGCCAGCAACAGAATTGAAGATGCCAGGAAAAAACACCTGTCAACAGACCATAATGCTGACTTTTTGGTGGTAGCCATCGAAAATGGTATTTTTAATCAGGAAATAAACGGTCAGGCAGTTTGGCTGGATAAAGCGGTGGTTATTGTCGAGACATCCGATGGAAAACGGTACGTTAAGGAAACATCACCGGTGCTATTGCCCGCTGAATGTGTCGCTATCGCCAGGCAAAGGGGGTTTGACAGTACAACGGTAGGGCAGGTGATGGCCGAAATAGACAGCACTGTTCAACATGATGATCCCCACTCAAGTTTACCGCCTTTTAAATCCCGTCAAGAATATTTAGAAGAAACCTTGATTGATATTGTGAATGCCCTGGAACAGGAAAAAGTAATAGAAAAGGCTGAGTAA
- a CDS encoding carboxymuconolactone decarboxylase family protein translates to MFKDCEQERIALAYTEAVTYSDRQVTPELMKRVKEYFDHDSIIELTGLIAFQNMSSKFNAALDVPAEGFCNLPKKASDV, encoded by the coding sequence ATGTTTAAGGATTGCGAACAGGAGCGCATCGCCCTGGCATATACAGAAGCAGTGACGTACAGCGACCGACAGGTCACTCCTGAGCTGATGAAGCGGGTAAAAGAGTATTTTGATCATGACTCAATTATTGAACTGACAGGGCTGATTGCTTTCCAGAACATGTCCAGCAAATTCAATGCAGCCCTGGATGTTCCTGCAGAAGGTTTCTGCAACCTCCCGAAAAAAGCCTCTGATGTTTAG
- a CDS encoding pyridoxal phosphate-dependent aminotransferase, with the protein MIHENQLNPRVKSLEPSATLKINEHSQQLIKEGRDIIRLGLGQSPFPVPDSVVNSLQNHANEKDYLPVRGLQALRQSVADYYQRRDGLEIDADSVLIGPGSKELLFNIQMACQAELIIPAPSWVSYAPQALMLGRNVRYLATAMENQWQISPQQLEQLPPPGDEARLLLLNYPSNPTGSSYDPENLKALADVARRQKVIIIADEIYGETRFSGQHHSMAGFYPEGTIISSGLSKWCGAGGWRLGTMIFPKALRAVQDAMAVIASETFTSTCAPIQYAACTAFSESSEINRYLEQSRQVLSLIARFMVDSLRGMGLQMADPVGGFYLFVSFEGFREQLMARGIKTSDDLCNNLLSDTGIAMLPGSDFGLMADQLFVRMAFVDFDGGKALGAMAEGRYEPDVFVRQYCPKLYQACQRIKQWLMRSGKDNKE; encoded by the coding sequence ATGATTCACGAAAACCAGCTTAACCCCAGAGTAAAGTCTCTTGAACCATCTGCGACGCTGAAAATCAATGAGCATAGCCAGCAGCTGATTAAAGAAGGGCGGGATATTATCCGCCTTGGGCTCGGTCAGTCGCCTTTTCCAGTCCCGGATAGTGTTGTCAACAGTCTGCAGAATCACGCCAATGAAAAAGACTATTTGCCCGTTCGGGGGCTTCAGGCGTTGCGCCAATCTGTGGCGGATTATTATCAGCGCAGGGATGGCCTTGAGATTGATGCCGATTCAGTGCTGATAGGCCCCGGTTCCAAAGAGTTATTGTTTAATATCCAGATGGCCTGTCAGGCCGAGCTGATAATACCTGCCCCCAGCTGGGTGTCTTACGCTCCTCAGGCACTGATGCTTGGGCGCAATGTCCGCTACCTGGCAACTGCGATGGAGAATCAGTGGCAAATTTCTCCGCAGCAGCTGGAACAGTTGCCACCGCCCGGGGATGAGGCGCGATTGCTGTTACTCAATTACCCGTCAAACCCGACAGGTTCAAGCTACGATCCGGAGAACCTGAAGGCCCTGGCTGATGTTGCCAGACGACAGAAAGTGATCATTATTGCGGATGAAATCTACGGTGAAACCCGTTTTTCCGGGCAACATCATTCAATGGCTGGCTTCTATCCTGAGGGAACCATTATCAGTAGTGGGCTCAGTAAATGGTGTGGAGCCGGAGGGTGGCGTCTGGGCACGATGATTTTCCCAAAGGCGCTGCGCGCCGTGCAGGATGCCATGGCGGTGATTGCCAGTGAAACGTTTACTTCAACCTGCGCTCCCATCCAGTATGCTGCCTGTACCGCTTTTTCAGAAAGTTCAGAGATCAATCGTTATCTTGAGCAAAGCCGACAGGTTCTGTCACTGATTGCCCGTTTTATGGTGGACTCCCTGAGAGGCATGGGCTTACAAATGGCTGATCCGGTGGGTGGTTTTTATCTGTTTGTCAGCTTTGAGGGTTTCAGAGAGCAATTGATGGCCCGTGGCATCAAAACCTCGGATGATTTGTGCAATAACTTGCTATCAGATACCGGTATAGCCATGCTTCCCGGTAGTGATTTCGGTTTAATGGCAGATCAACTATTTGTCAGGATGGCGTTTGTCGACTTTGATGGGGGTAAGGCGCTTGGTGCGATGGCAGAAGGGCGGTATGAACCAGACGTTTTTGTCCGGCAGTATTGCCCCAAGCTGTATCAAGCATGCCAGCGCATAAAGCAATGGCTGATGCGGTCGGGCAAAGACAATAAAGAATGA